The following are from one region of the Stanieria cyanosphaera PCC 7437 genome:
- the petE gene encoding plastocyanin: MTKKLGLLLSTVLLVVTSFFLTANPAAAETYEVKMGSDNGMLQFVPSSLTIKSGDTVKWVNNKMAPHNVVFDSSKVSDDIATKASHKSLAFSPGESFTTTFDQPGEYSYYCEPHRGAGMVGKIVVE; the protein is encoded by the coding sequence ATGACCAAGAAGCTAGGCTTATTACTTTCGACTGTTTTGCTAGTGGTTACTAGCTTTTTCTTAACTGCAAATCCTGCTGCTGCTGAAACCTATGAAGTTAAAATGGGTTCAGATAACGGTATGTTACAGTTTGTTCCCAGTTCTTTAACTATTAAGTCAGGGGACACTGTTAAGTGGGTTAACAACAAAATGGCTCCTCACAATGTAGTCTTTGATAGCAGTAAAGTATCTGATGATATAGCTACTAAAGCATCTCATAAAAGTCTTGCCTTTTCTCCTGGCGAATCTTTTACAACTACTTTTGATCAACCAGGTGAATATTCTTACTACTGCGAACCTCATCGTGGTGCAGGTATGGTTGGTAAGATTGTTGTGGAATAA